One window of the Diospyros lotus cultivar Yz01 chromosome 12, ASM1463336v1, whole genome shotgun sequence genome contains the following:
- the LOC127813989 gene encoding uncharacterized protein LOC127813989: MAAAVESPTPDNLNKESKSPSFSPASDRHFWSALQSRVDSLLENRKPFDPSFPAQLNSGESDGAKRIREDSLLLLKGFDSVAYSLSQLSKNLDNALQGARDLARPPTMTEIYQCAMETAKSIEEEEPEENKEEQRGLKRKVEVQECSESDEQGHNSEKQNQRNRNEEEGKLKKAKNVAISMATKAASLARELKAFKSDLSFMQDRCALLEEENRRLRHGFSSGIQPEEDDLVRLQLEALLAEKSRLATENANLTRENQCLRQLVEYHQITSEEFSASYDDVIRELSYEFSPPPLLPEEEDNANAGGKKDKQTPPGGLCFDEERSGT, translated from the exons atGGCAGCTGCAGTGGAATCGCCCACTCCCGATAACCTCAACAAG GAATCAAAGAGTCCCAGCTTCAGCCCTGCATCAGATCGGCATTTCTGGAGCGCTCTGCAGAGCCGAGTCGACTCTCTTCTCGAGAATCGCAAGCCTTTTGATCCGTCTTTCCCTGCCCAACTG AATTCTGGAGAATCTGACGGCGCAAAGCGGATCAGGGAGGACTCTTTGCTTTTGCTCAAAGGGTTTGATTCTGTTGCCTACTCTTTGTCTCAGCTTTCTAAGAACCTGGACAATGCTCTCCAG GGAGCAAGAGATCTTGCAAGGCCACCCACAATGACTGAAATATATCAGTGTGCAATGGAGACAGCCAAGAgcatagaggaagaagaacctgaagaaaacaaagaagaacaGAGAGGACTGAAGAGGAAGGTGGAGGTTCAAGAGTGTTCTGAATCTGATGAACAAGGACATAACTCAGAGAAGCAGAATCAGAGAAACCGAAACGAGGAAGAGGGGAAGCTCAAGAAGGCCAAAAAT GTCGCCATTTCCATGGCGACAAAAGCGGCTTCACTTGCAAGAGAACTGAAAGCATTCAAATCCGATTTGAGTTTTATGCAAGACAGGTGCGCTCTTCTTGAGGAGGAGAATAGGAGGCTCCGCCATGGATTCTCCAGCGGAATTCAACCCGAGGAAGATGATCTG GTGAGGCTTCAGTTGGAGGCGCTGCTTGCTGAGAAATCAAGATTGGCAACTGAGAATGCAAACTTAACAAGGGAGAATCAATGCCTCCGCCAGCTCGTTGAGTACCACCAGATTACTTCCGAAGAATTCTCTGCATCTTATGATGATGTGATAAGAGAATTGAGCTACGAGTTTTCGCCACCGCCGCTACTACCAGAAGAAGAGGATAATGCAAATGCTGGTGGCAAAAAAGATAAGCAAACACCACCAGGGGGTTTGTGCTTTGACGAAGAACGCAGCGGTACTTAG